The Octopus bimaculoides isolate UCB-OBI-ISO-001 chromosome 1, ASM119413v2, whole genome shotgun sequence genome contains the following window.
ataagaaggacatccagctatagaaaatctgcctcaacaaatcctgCTTGATCTgagcaagcatgaaaaagtggatgtgaaaacaatgatgatgatgatgatgatgatgatatgcacgtTCATTTACACTTGTGCATTGCTGAAAATAGTGAGCTACAGGTGTCGCTGTCAATCCTTCTGTCAACAAATGGTCAGCTGGCTTAGCAACTTCAAAACTTGCATGTGAAATAataaatcccttacttgaaaaacaataagggttagcaacaggaaaggcatccagctgtaaaacaatgcctcagtaaTATATTtgcctaacccatgctagcatggaaaaacagatgcataaactaacaaaaacaaatgaatgaagcaAAATTAAAACATACATCAAGTGATTCTTGTCCTTGTCCTTCTCCATCAATAATGGCAGCTGGGTCAAAGTTCAAATCTCCTAAATTTCTATGGTGTGATGAAGTGTCTGTAGTAGGTGTATTACTTGGAGTGGAGCTGTTAGGCTGATGACTGAGCGGATGGCTGCCATTTGATGAACTGTTGGGAACTTGTGATTGGCTGGGCGGTGTCATGTGATTGTTGATGCTAGAAGGAttctgttggtgttgctgctgttccATTCCAGGATGAGAAGATCTCAGCTGTTGACCAGTCTGTTCAGCAGCACTGGGATTATACTGGCTTGAAGgaggtggcggcagtggtggggGTATATGGCCACCCAGTTGTTTGTCTGTTGAATGTGgtggttgctgttgctgatgttgctgctgttgctgctgttgctgttgttgctgctgctgctgttgctgttgttgttgttgttgttgcattggtGGTTGTCCACCAGGTGGCCCACCAGCCATATTCTCATTAATATGACTTAACTGTCCTGGAAAATCTGGAGGTCGGCCTTGAAAATTCCCACTTCCATCATTGTAGTTACTACCTGTGAATGGTGctcctgaaaaaaataaatgaatatattccaGACATCATGTACCACAAACTCATTCATATAGTAATTCCATACTTATAGTTTGTTAACTTTAGATTTCATTTTACTTCAAAGCAcagataatttattttctctcttcaaatgaaatattatatctatatcagTTCAACCCAAGTACAgcaaatttaaatacaaaagcatttataaaatattactggTCTTGGTAAGAACAGTTTCTGGAATTCACTGAAGAATTAAACCACTGAGACAATATAAATCTGACATTAACTTTGATATCAAAATAGTTCAAAGTGCtgtatgtttctgttttcattcctgtAGATATCTTTTATTATCAATAAAGGGGCTTTAGGAGGATAATTTAAATCAAAAAGTGAAAAGCAACAGGAATGATAGAAAAAAGAATCTGACTTCCTTCAATTTTGATGCACAACATTCTGCATTTACTGTATTGGaacttctttctcaattaacaaaattgtgagacaaagaaagagaagaaatttattttaccacctaaacttttcaaaatatatactttaaaataaaatcgaATCAATGCTAAAGATTTCTACCTTGAGAGGCAGGAGGCAGGGGATAGGGAGAATGCTGGCGAGCATTTGGACCAAATTCCCATGAATTCATAGTTGGTAAGGGCATACTTGATGGAGACATGGCTTTCATCCAGCGACTGTTACCACCACTGCATTGTTCTGAAGGGgtaacaagaaaattttttttcttagtaaGAATTCTAAAATGGCTGCCAAAAttagcaaagtaaaaaaataactgGATGAAATCAAAATTTACCATTTTCATCAGGTTCTTGTTTCACGGCTGTCTTTAATGGTACAGGTTTCCAGCTTGCAGTCTGGTCAATAGTAACTTCTTCAAAATCTGTCTGAGCCAAATTATTGAGAACCGCCCAAATATACTGGTCAATTTCAAGACCTTCCAGTAAAGCTGTTTTGCTGAAAATGTGCAAAAACAATTTTTGTTCAGAttctatagttttatatatatatatatatatatatatatatatatacacacacacacacacatacagaaacattagcataacacataataaatactgcaaacagaaacacatataacAAATATCGAAGACATTAAAATACTATCTAAAAGATTGCTGATGTTGCACCATTATCACATTAAATTGTAAGTAATCTAGTGTTGTAGTAAAGTAAATATTaatctttttaaatacattttgtatCATCAAGAATTGTTGGCAAATCAATCTAATTCTATAGCAAGCTGAGCCAAAAGAATCATACTTTTCTAAACATAGATGGACAGAGCaatatgcactcactcacacatacagacacacacaaaaagatacatTAATGGTTTGACATTGTCATTTGAGTTGTGTTATATACCTACATTACATTTATTGAGGTTAAAAGTACTTTGTATTTTCTATGTATTATTTGGCAAAATGCCTTATAATTTTAGAATAAAAGCAGCTATTCGTTTTTGCTCCTTCCTATGAGATAGAGTAATCTCAATGTTCatataactaaaacaaaatgCTGATCAATAACTTTGcaaatcaaatattttgttaaaagacGAGAAAATTCAGGACTAATTTACATTCGTTACATAGTAATAAGTATGAGTAGTGTTGGAAGTTTTATGTAGCATCTATACAATaagaagaaaagcaaacattaatttGCTAATCTttgaagatataaaatattttacttacttGCAGACAGGACAACGCCAGGAACCCCGCTCACAATTTAACTGTAGGTATGATTCCAAGTCAAAACACTGGAAATAGaatacaagattatatatataaaggattataATTTCTTCAACTCTCACATACTACATATCCCATTACATTTTGGCATAACCTGCCGATAACTTTGACCTCTAAGAAGCTGCCCACCTCTCTACCTGACACCAAGGAAAGATACCAGTTAGAAGCTAAATTCTGCTCTCCTAAATCCAAGTACAAATTAGCAAAGAGATTCATCAAACCTGCTGGTAtgtagtataaaatataaataaatcaataaataataaaaactaagTGTCACTAATAGATGTTAATTTTcattatacacaaaaaaaaacaaaaaaacttcagaTGATTTAACAATAATAGCATGCAAGGCCAATGAGAGGATTGGTAGAAGAAAACATAATGatgccacatacatatatacacacacatgcatatgcatgtgtgcacccatgtgtgtttatattagcaATTGCTTACAATGGGTGTTGTTGTCctaccacccactacactctgtaaagtgggtggcgttagaaagggcatcctgccatagaaaccatgccaaaacagactccagctgtccagctcctgtcaaaccatccaacccatgccggcatgaaagatagatgttaaatgatggtgatgaggaggcgGAGGAAGGACATCTATCTATAACAATGCCTTAAATAACAGGTGTTCAACtaatacaaacatggaaaaacaaatataaaacgaacgaatgaatCCATAACCAGCAGGAACTTTATGCATCAATTAGTTTAGAAGTGATAGTTGtgtatttaagaagtttgcttgaaAACAATGTGGTCCGTTTCCTCCATATAGCACCTTGCTAAGAGTCTTCAATTACAACCATATATTGCCCACTGCTTTATGATTGAAATTTAATACATGAAAACTGGAAATATGACTGTAGgaagcctgatgtgtgtgtgcatgtgtctccaCAAGTCTTCCCATTGGCAACATTTGGAAAgggtaacatttatttttatgtccCACATCTCAATGCTCCAACATGAAAATCGGACAGTATAAAGGACCTTGTTTGAAAAAAACATATAATGGTTGCCGTTAAGAATAATATCCAGTCACAGAATACTGCACTGCCTCAAGATGTTTCATCCTgtgtatgccagcatggaaaaagcatgcataaaaatataaatgatgatataGAGGTATCAATCAGTTCAGAAATTACTGttcattctgttatttgtttcaatctttgGATTGTCCACACTCCTACCCTAGAGTGTGTGTTTCTGGTTGAATATATTGGCCAAAGTGcttatttactttattgaccttggaacatggaaaggcaaagcagacctctatgagatttgaacttagctCATGAAGCTAAGAAGTGTGATCAAACACTAGAATGTAGTTggcccaacacacacatacacatatagagtcATATGTGCATAACAAATTTTTAGAATAGATGCATCACATCTTTGTCATAAGAACATCCAGTCATGAAATACTGCCTCGACATGCCATCCTTGGAGAGTGGAtgtaaaattgatgatgatgatgatgatgatgatatattcttttttttttcttttactggtttaatTGATGAATTTGGCCCAAATTCATATTTCAGTCTGGAACTTATTTTGTCTACTGATCAGTGAAATTACAAATGTAGAAAACATGACCATAAACCCAGATCCTATATACTATAGGCTTTGGCACtgtgtccatctaccaaatttctctTACAAACTATTAATCAACCTGAGGTTATACAACAAGACACTcgccaaagtgccatgcagcgggattgaacttagaatcatGTGGCTGCAAATTGAATTTCTTattcacacagctacacctgcacttgtgtgtgtaccatcattttttgttttcttctagcAATCCTCTCATTGGCCTTGTGTGTTAAAtcacgtgtgtgaatgtatgagtgtgtatgaatgtgtgtgtatgtgtgcgtgtgcatgtgacaAGTGAGCAGACATGGATAGCTAGGTCCCTTTAGCTCTGGAGAGGACACagcaacctctctagtgctgatGCCCCCCCCTcccgacacgcacacacacaacctagTACACTCAGTAatgtggctggtgttaggaaagacatccagctataaaaaccaaaCTAAAATTGAAACATGAGTGAGATATGGTTCTCCAACTCGTCTTGAACTGTACCTCTGAACATCCACTGGTTTTGACTGTGGccacccatccaacccatgctagcagggggCATATAACGACAGTATGTAAGCACTGTaagcgtgcatgtgcatgtttgtgcatgcatgcacactcatgaATTCTGAATAGTCCCCATCtctcaaatttcattcacaaggcttttgtcaacaAAACAtaattgtagaagacacctgctgaaGCTGTATTATAAGGAGGTCAAACCCAGCGTCACATGGGTTTGAAAGTGAATTTTTTTAGCCACATGGCCATAACTGTACCCATGTATGCTTGTTGTTGTAAGTATTAATGAAAAATCAAGTATTGCTTTTTGTGCAGACTTCAAATTCAATTTGGCAAAGCAATGGCCACAAATAGTTTTTACACAAAGAGATAGATTAGCATCTTATTTTTAGCTTACATAACTGCAATATAATATTAATGCTTTCATTGGCAGCCACAGTTTTTTCAAAGACATATTTATCTACAAAAACACAGTGTAAatgatcaatgttttttttctcctatGTCAATGAAAAattcatatttagaaaaaaaaaagagatgttaTAATATGCGTTTATTGAAATGGGAATGGTGTAATACATTTGTCGCAGGGAAATACACTTAGAACTTCAAACAGTTTCTGTATTTAGCAGGGAAAGTGTGAAGTGAGGAAAATAGACAAGAAAGCTTACCTGGATGTGTTTGCAATCATGTCCTCGAGCTGGCAAGGTTATCCTTCGGAACGTGATTGGACATTTCAAAGACACTTTCATAGCTGTCTGCTCTACACCATCTTCTCCATTCAAAGTATTACCTCCAGCGGGAACATTGCTAAAGTTTCTTTTGACTGATAATTCCAGAAGAAATGATTCCATTAGATGAAATAAACACAGCATTCAAAGTAAGAAATGTCATAATATTTAACAATTAGAGCTAAAAAGCCTCTCTaccttttattgttttaaattgtaaatttagTCTGCATTTTCAGTATCATTCTTCTTGAGTTAATAAAGAACCTTATAATCAAAATAGTTctgaaatatctattttatttctattcttcttaAATTATTAAACAGCTGGCCAACTAAGCTtaatctgtttttattattttcaaaataattgcaGCAGGCTTTTGCAACCTGTTTAAaagtggtgtttattttattttcctcggTAGCATAGCAATGACAGTTAATAGTAcaaaaaactatggaaatattcaGCAGGAGAGCTGGGCACAAGGAAACATGAGCATTTTTTAAAACTCTGTTAAAATGTGGACAAATCTGATCATAAGtcattatgtaatattatatttaaaatgtttagtgCTAAAACAAAAATGAGGATTAAAGTTTTTGTTGTACAGTAATTTGTTTCAGGAAATATCTTCTGTCCCAGCTTCTTCAAGTAAAACATAAGTAATTCACTAATGCTTCCTTTAGTTTACATCTTCCACTACAAATTATTCGTTCTTTAacgtttataaataattatacaaatgGAAGTGATAAAACTATGACAATATTGATATATTGGTGTAAATAACTTTAACTTAACTCATttgtaaaataaaggaaaataatattattaaaagtcAGGTCTTAACAGCTGAAACTAGAACTAAGCTTTTATAAAAGCAAAcagtacaataaaaaaaagaaaaaaaaacatggacagtGGGTTAAATACTATCAGGAAAATAGgttgaaaagcaaaaatcaacaTACTTTTTGTTATGCAATGTTCTGCTGGAAGTAGACGTTTGCGTAGCAATCCCTGAAGTACAGATCGGACACTTGGTCGATGAACAAGCTGGAGCACAAATAAATGGgactgaaaaggaaaataaaaataaatagcataaataactgacagaatacaaatatatggCAAAAATTAGCATATAAACATCAATAAATTACTATTgcaaataaaatcaatgaaaactTTATCCAATAGACATCATCAGCATCGGTTAACGcctgttttccgtgctggcatgggttggacggttcgactggggtctgggaagccaggaggctgcaccaggttccagtctgatctggcaatgtttctacagctggatgcccttcctaacgctaaccactctgagagtgtagtgggtgctttttttttatgtgccaccagcacaggagccagagggggctggcattgaccatgatcagatggtgctttttacatgccaccggcacggaagccagtcaaggtggcactggcatcggccacgttcggatggtgctttttacatgccattggcacggggatcacaactacaatttccatttgatttgattttgatattgccctacgatccaaggtacttttgagtgggctgatTATGTGACACTGgagtaggttacagctgtgaactcattttatttgtcaggtcttctcagtcacagcatatctccaggtcacagtcttttgtcattgcctctgtgaggcccaacattcgagggtcatgcttcaccaattcatcccatgtcttcctgagtttccctctaccccggattccttccactgtttagGAGTGGTACTTTTTGACACGGCTCTCTTATCCTGTGTTTGAAAAGACAATCTCTCCTCCAGTACTGGTATCATAGTCACACCTGGATTTACTTTGTGTTACTGTAGTAGAGGGAATTGGTAATGGCAGCAGTAGCCAATTTAGATCaaagaaacatacaaaacaatataaatttagCCAACATCTTTTTTCAGTTCAATAATTTCAACAACTTACACTTTAATGCATGAAATGAAAATTTGCAACATTATTCTTATAATTCCATGATTGATTATaccaatagaaaaaaattgaagcaaCGAATATAGAAATAAACTGAAACTATAACAGGACACTTACACAACAGCATGCTGTTACTGTTATTTGTATGGTGTTTCGGCCTGGTTGGCATACATCCTTCAGATAGAGGGGCTTATGAGAAGTCTTATTTTCTCCTCGCTCTATATTAAGGGGGGTTGCATTGACACTGACCGTGACAGATGCTGGCCAATTTGTATTCATTTGCCTATCTTCATGATGAAAACATTTCAGCTGCAGTTCAAGGTCAGATCTGAAAAGACATACcagtaaaatttaataaaacttttaCGATAATTTCTCACTCCACCTCTCACCATTTCAGTGCAACAAACAATATAACtcatgaataaatttaatttaaaatatttgtattgtaaAATTACCAACTTGAAATGCAgaccaatatattataaattcttaCTGCTTTAAACTCATTAACCATTAAAACAAGCTTTCACTGCACCCTCCGTTAGTTTGTAGCAGCAcaagtacagacagacagaatccacctcccctctctcactcaccaacacacacaataGCTGACCAACAAATATTACAGAAATTAACATTAAGGATAATGcatagaagaaatgaagaaatgatgcTACTAACCGCCACATAAGAGTTTGATAAACAGATTCCCGTAAGTGAAAGGCATGGTTGCTCACTGCTAAATTGTGTTCCAATCGGAACGGATGAAGTACAGTGCCATCTCGTACAGGAAACGTTAATCGGAGTTCATCATTCTCTGAAAAGACAAGGAAAATTTATTGAAGGATGCATGTTTTTGCCTCtaatttcatatctatctatctatctatatacatacacacaaacaatgagtgtctttctgtctccatccaccaaatcctctcacaagcttttggtcagccagaagcacttgtccaaggtactacgcagtaaGACTGAGCCCTAAATTATATTgtttagaagcaagcttcttagtcaCATAGCCATTTTTATGACTATTGCCATATAATGCTAGAAAACTTCACTTCTGCTAATTCATAACTTCTCACTATGAATTAGTGAAAGTGTTGTTCCTTTGCTAAAACATTATATCTATTTTTGTCTACATACACACCAAATTATCTTGATAGCTCTCACACTGTTCTATAGTGAAGTCCTGAAGGCACAGGGATTCAATTAATAATGAATTGGGTTCGACTGGTAgttgtataaaacaaaaacaaaaactaaacgtCACATAACAGCTAGACAAATTGATAACTTGGCCTTAATAATCACacaacattttttattttgtaatatgcCAACACATCTCAAATAGAGGtgtgatcttttatttttttaaatggaaacagTACATGCCAATGAGGTCATAGTTttgcaaagaaatggaaaaattaaaagcatCCTTGTCATTTTAGCAACTGATCATAAACATTTGACATCTCCAAAGGAGGACCTGGTTCAATTTCAGCAAAGGATGTCAAACCATAGATCATTTTAGTCCATGTTAAGACTGCTTTTACAGTTATCATCAGTTCGTTCAATTTCCAAAACACATTGTGTCACGCGTGACCTCACACATCTTGTAACACTGTTTATAGTGCTTAACAAGTGTTTTATAGGGGCAGACTGCTAAAccaacacattttctttttttttttgttgtgtgtgtgtgtgtgtgtgtgtgtgtgtgtgttttggaaggAGAGGTTGAGCACAGTAGTGCAAGCTAACAAAATATTTGTCAATGTTACAATGCTTCTGTTGTTAATTATAGTAAGCTGTACTACATTATGGTACCTACTTACAATAGTTATATTAGATCAAGGTTACAGTAGGGCAACAGCAATAGAATACAAATTCTTAtccttttgtctgtttgtccagtacattgttgttgttgttgttggcactcatcgtttatgacgttgagggttccagttgatccgatcaacggaacagcctgctcgtgaaattaacatgcaagtggctgagcactccacagacacgtgtacccttaatgtagtcctcggggatattcagcgtgacacagtgtgacaaggctgaccctttgaattacaggcacaacagaaacaggaagtaagagtgagagaaagttgtggtggaagagtacagcagggttcaccaccatcccctgccggagcctcgtggagctttaggtgttttcgctcaataaacactcacaacgcccggtacgggaatcgaaaccacgagtccgctgccctaaccactgggccattgcgcctccactccagtATATTACTGAGTCAACTATTTACACCCCACCCACAAACCTTTATCCTTTATGATAAGTCTTTACCTTTCTTAATAggtaatgttggtttcaaatcttgaaaCTGTGGTTTTATATCAGCACCTGGGGATACATATGGGGGTACTGCACTGCCTGGGGTCATTGGTGGTGTTGGGTTACCAGGGAGTGGTGAGTGCTGGTAGTTCATGTTAGTttgctgaaacaaagaaaataagacaaaaagttgtaaaaaaaaaaaaatcaattacaagacattttaatatttttgtgtgcatgtatgtataagtatgtatgtatgtatgtgtgagtgtgtgcacaatataaaaatatcaagcaaCAACcttttcattcatccatccatccatgcatctgTCAATCAAGAACTGAGTATCTTGGAAGTAGATTTGACCTACTTTTAGATGTCTATCAGTTGCTTGGGCCTCTAACCCAGGAGGCATTGCACTAACCTCTCCTCTTATCTGGAAGAGGagcaaaaaagtaaataatgatcTCTTTACAACAGTGAGCTCTTTACTTTTCTAAACTATGATATTTATCAATTAGCTAGACATATAATTCATAAAATAGCAATtcaaattaaatacaataataataaaaactattattttttttttttagattgaaGAGGCATAAGTCTATTGTAAAATTCACTTGTATATTTtttccttacaaaaaaaaaaatatatatatttttttttatatataaccgtTACTATGAATAGAATAACTGCacgagtatgtatgcgtgtgtttgtgagtttatgtacgtacgtgtaaCTGTGTACACATAAGTAACAGCTGTTTATAACTCGGCAAAATGTTTTtacaattagatttttttttctttttcaagaaaatCAATGAccatctgtttttcttctttttctaatttcagtCAGCtccaacagtatatatatacatatatatatttgtgagcctaatactctaaccattgagccatgtgccttcatgtgtgtgtttgtgtatcttctCAAAGAAAATCTAGTGGAGCAGTGAGTGTTCAGTACCTCAAATAACCTGCTCAAAAAGTTATTTCTCGTATTCGAAATCCACATCTCTTTTAAATGTGACATGTTTTCATGTGAAAGTCGATGTTATTTTCACAACAAGCATTTATATCTGCAATTTATAATATAATCACTttctaataaatacatacatacatgcatacatacatgtgtgtgtgtaagcaaaataaaatttgattcatttcaaattttggtttttCACAACTGTCAGCTAAaagtatatttctttctgtttttatgcCTCACCCCACTTTAAGTTAACATGCAATGTCACAATTTTGCTCCGGAATaagacacatacacaatgcataaCTGAATGCTAGCAAGGCCTGCTCCTATTTCATGATGAGTTCTTAGAACGAGGAAATAAACAGCTATGCTGttgtacatacaaaaaaaaaaaaaaaaaaattttttaaaggggTGAAGGGTAGTTGCTCTAATAATATCTATACTATTCATGGTAGTAAGGAATAACAGACACTGACATAACTAAAACAAATCAATATGAATTCATAATCTGTAAGAAAGTAGCACTGATAATATATCACCCTCAAATTAGGGATGTTTCTATGATATTTCTcatcagtcatctgactgcaaa
Protein-coding sequences here:
- the LOC106871676 gene encoding zinc finger MIZ domain-containing protein 1 isoform X8, producing the protein MLSMWCEELGRLLLLRHQKTRTPDSAKSPGMHHQLQKNMPAVPQNDPNAAWPTGNQGGQTPQSLSVVTTVWGVTQTTQSGPFTHSTPGYTNTTMSTPNYTQQPQSFAGSQMQKAAFNQQTMPYRRESANYNRPSGYPPTPNTPGSNPSQMSGNNEYPAAPAALSAALVAAAATATATATATASMVAIQEQQNQQQQMNMNMNMNMNNQYGPQVQMQSQQHFNNQYGIPQQRPPPGSMTLAQGPPPGPGGMPSKPTMPTMYNHQRRASPYPSPQQILQKRQQQYPNGTQYGAPTAYGSQPQHPGKAQYPPTQQPLPSPNYVGPPQQGIRPNGPTPPYSNGQNIYMGPNQFSTRQPQPPGFPNQFPTQQNFQQTNMNYQHSPLPGNPTPPMTPGSAVPPYVSPGADIKPQFQDLKPTLPIKKENDELRLTFPVRDGTVLHPFRLEHNLAVSNHAFHLRESVYQTLMWRSDLELQLKCFHHEDRQMNTNWPASVTVSVNATPLNIERGENKTSHKPLYLKDVCQPGRNTIQITVTACCCSHLFVLQLVHRPSVRSVLQGLLRKRLLPAEHCITKIKRNFSNVPAGGNTLNGEDGVEQTAMKVSLKCPITFRRITLPARGHDCKHIQCFDLESYLQLNCERGSWRCPVCNKTALLEGLEIDQYIWAVLNNLAQTDFEEVTIDQTASWKPVPLKTAVKQEPDENEQCSGGNSRWMKAMSPSSMPLPTMNSWEFGPNARQHSPYPLPPASQGAPFTGSNYNDGSGNFQGRPPDFPGQLSHINENMAGGPPGGQPPMQQQQQQQQQQQQQQQQQQQQQQHQQQQPPHSTDKQLGGHIPPPLPPPPSSQYNPSAAEQTGQQLRSSHPGMEQQQHQQNPSSINNHMTPPSQSQVPNSSSNGSHPLSHQPNSSTPSNTPTTDTSSHHRNLGDLNFDPAAIIDGEGQGQESLDLLPENIGDPMELLSYLGPPENSGDGTGGAPGSGNSGNGSNNNDDLLSLFDS
- the LOC106871676 gene encoding zinc finger MIZ domain-containing protein 1 isoform X6, with the protein product MLSMWCEELGRLLLLRHQKTRTPDSAKSPGMHHQLQKNMPAVPQNDPNAAWPTGNQGGQTPQSLSVVTTVWGVTQTTQSGPFTHSTPGYTNTTMSTPNYTQQPQSFAGSQMQKAAFNQQTMPYRRESANYNRPSGYPPTPNTPGSTPLPLPGNHDYPAPSPSALSVAGYPPTPNTPGSNPSQMSGNNEYPAAPAALSAALVAAAATATATATATASMVAIQEQQNQQQQMNMNMNMNMNNQYGPQVQMQSQQHFNNQYGIPQQRPPPGSMTLAQGPPPGPGGMPSKPTMPTMYNHQRRASPYPSPQQILQKRQQQYPNGTQQTNMNYQHSPLPGNPTPPMTPGSAVPPYVSPGADIKPQFQDLKPTLPIKKENDELRLTFPVRDGTVLHPFRLEHNLAVSNHAFHLRESVYQTLMWRSDLELQLKCFHHEDRQMNTNWPASVTVSVNATPLNIERGENKTSHKPLYLKDVCQPGRNTIQITVTACCCSHLFVLQLVHRPSVRSVLQGLLRKRLLPAEHCITKIKRNFSNVPAGGNTLNGEDGVEQTAMKVSLKCPITFRRITLPARGHDCKHIQCFDLESYLQLNCERGSWRCPVCNKTALLEGLEIDQYIWAVLNNLAQTDFEEVTIDQTASWKPVPLKTAVKQEPDENEQCSGGNSRWMKAMSPSSMPLPTMNSWEFGPNARQHSPYPLPPASQGAPFTGSNYNDGSGNFQGRPPDFPGQLSHINENMAGGPPGGQPPMQQQQQQQQQQQQQQQQQQQQQQHQQQQPPHSTDKQLGGHIPPPLPPPPSSQYNPSAAEQTGQQLRSSHPGMEQQQHQQNPSSINNHMTPPSQSQVPNSSSNGSHPLSHQPNSSTPSNTPTTDTSSHHRNLGDLNFDPAAIIDGEGQGQESLDLLPENIGDPMELLSYLGPPENSGDGTGGAPGSGNSGNGSNNNDDLLSLFDS